One window of Marinomonas primoryensis genomic DNA carries:
- a CDS encoding YqiA/YcfP family alpha/beta fold hydrolase, whose protein sequence is MTALLYIHGFNSSELSHKATLLGDAAKRFGVPDTVISPRLSWQPTQAIKQLETIIEANQQQGLTLIGSSLGGFYAAYLAEKYTLKAILVNPAVQAPILLKDYLGPQTNPYTNEVYELTQAHMLELEQLVVTEPTADLYWLMLQEGDEVLDYQEALKAFPQTARLTHEKDGDHSFIEFDRFSKEILHFAKILTE, encoded by the coding sequence ATGACGGCTTTATTGTATATTCACGGTTTTAATAGTTCTGAGCTGTCTCATAAAGCGACGTTGTTGGGTGATGCCGCTAAACGATTTGGAGTGCCTGATACGGTAATTTCACCACGCTTGTCTTGGCAACCAACTCAGGCTATTAAACAGCTAGAGACAATCATTGAAGCAAATCAGCAACAAGGACTGACCTTAATAGGCAGTTCGCTCGGCGGTTTTTATGCCGCCTATCTTGCTGAAAAATACACTCTAAAGGCTATCTTGGTAAACCCAGCGGTACAAGCGCCCATTCTCCTAAAGGACTATCTAGGTCCTCAAACCAATCCTTATACCAATGAAGTGTATGAATTAACCCAAGCGCATATGTTGGAGTTGGAGCAATTGGTGGTAACTGAGCCTACCGCTGATTTGTATTGGTTGATGCTGCAAGAAGGCGATGAGGTTCTAGACTACCAAGAAGCCCTTAAGGCGTTTCCTCAAACCGCACGGCTGACACATGAAAAAGATGGCGATCACAGTTTTATAGAGTTTGATCGGTTTTCTAAAGAAATCCTTCATTTTGCTAAAATATTAACCGAGTAA
- the parE gene encoding DNA topoisomerase IV subunit B: MSAKEYNAGSIEVLSGLEPVQKRPGMYTDTSRPNHLGQEVVDNSVDEALAGHADRIEVILYKDGSLSVEDNGRGMPVDIHPEEGISGVELILTKLHAGGKFSGDNYQFSGGLHGVGVSVVNALSTSLEVWVRRNGIQYHIGFENGFKTSELKEVGTVGKKNTGTKVKFTADTKYFDTPKISTSRLKHLLKAKAVLCSGLHVVFIDQSGSEEVRDEWFYQDGLKDYLALANEGFVLLPEAPFIGGSTEKTQGVDWAVQWLPEGGELVTESYVNLIPTAQGGTHVNGLRTGLLEAIREFCDFHSLLPRSVKLTAEDVWDRCSYVLSAKIQEPQFSGQTKERLSSRQIVAFISATVKDAFSLWLNKHVEDGKKIADIVINSAQKRLKDSKKVVRKRITQGPALPGKLADCSGQDTSRSELFLVEGDSAGGSAKQAREKDFQAILPLRGKILNTWEVDSNQVLGSQEIHDMSVAIGVDPGDDDLSGLRYGKICILADADSDGLHIATLICALFVKHFPALVNNGHVFVAMPPLYRIDIGKEVYYALDDEEKDITLHKIAAENKRGTPNVQRFKGLGEMNPSQLRETTMAPDTRRLIQLTMEDKPDTDELLDKLLSKKRAGDRKSWLETYGNLAIVD; the protein is encoded by the coding sequence ATGTCTGCAAAAGAATATAACGCCGGATCGATAGAAGTTCTTAGTGGCTTAGAACCCGTTCAAAAACGCCCAGGAATGTACACAGATACTTCACGGCCTAACCATCTGGGGCAAGAAGTAGTCGACAACTCGGTCGATGAGGCGTTGGCAGGCCATGCGGATCGTATAGAAGTTATCTTGTACAAAGATGGTTCATTGAGCGTGGAAGACAATGGTCGAGGCATGCCCGTCGACATTCACCCAGAAGAAGGGATATCGGGCGTTGAATTGATTCTGACTAAGCTGCATGCTGGTGGTAAATTTTCTGGCGACAACTACCAGTTCTCTGGTGGGCTGCATGGTGTGGGTGTTTCTGTTGTGAACGCCTTGTCAACTTCGTTGGAAGTGTGGGTAAGACGCAATGGTATTCAATACCATATCGGTTTTGAAAACGGCTTTAAAACATCAGAACTAAAAGAAGTTGGCACCGTTGGTAAGAAAAACACTGGTACTAAAGTAAAATTTACCGCTGACACTAAATATTTTGATACCCCTAAAATTTCTACTTCTCGCCTTAAGCATTTATTAAAAGCCAAAGCCGTGTTGTGTTCTGGCCTTCATGTGGTCTTTATAGATCAAAGTGGCAGTGAAGAAGTTCGTGATGAATGGTTCTACCAAGATGGCCTAAAAGATTATCTGGCGCTGGCTAACGAAGGCTTTGTGTTGCTTCCTGAAGCACCGTTTATTGGCGGTTCGACTGAAAAAACACAAGGTGTCGATTGGGCCGTACAGTGGTTACCAGAAGGCGGTGAGTTGGTGACTGAAAGTTATGTTAACTTGATTCCAACGGCGCAAGGCGGCACCCACGTAAATGGGCTACGAACGGGCTTGTTAGAAGCCATTCGAGAGTTTTGTGATTTTCACAGTCTGTTGCCTCGTAGCGTTAAGCTCACGGCGGAAGATGTATGGGATCGTTGTAGCTATGTGTTGTCCGCTAAAATCCAAGAGCCTCAATTTTCAGGGCAAACCAAAGAGCGTTTATCGTCTCGTCAGATTGTGGCGTTTATTTCTGCTACAGTAAAAGATGCCTTTAGTCTTTGGCTAAATAAGCACGTTGAAGACGGTAAAAAAATTGCCGACATCGTGATTAACAGTGCGCAAAAACGTCTAAAAGACAGCAAAAAAGTCGTGCGTAAACGGATTACTCAAGGCCCTGCATTACCGGGTAAATTAGCGGATTGTTCGGGACAAGATACTTCACGAAGCGAGCTGTTTCTCGTGGAAGGGGATTCTGCTGGTGGTTCTGCAAAACAGGCCCGTGAAAAAGATTTCCAAGCCATTTTGCCGCTACGAGGTAAAATATTAAATACATGGGAAGTGGATTCCAATCAAGTTCTTGGCTCTCAAGAAATTCACGACATGTCTGTTGCGATTGGTGTCGATCCTGGTGATGACGATCTAAGTGGTCTTCGTTACGGAAAAATTTGCATTCTGGCCGATGCTGACTCGGATGGCTTACACATTGCCACATTGATTTGTGCCTTATTTGTTAAACACTTCCCTGCCTTGGTCAATAACGGACACGTTTTTGTTGCCATGCCGCCTTTGTATCGAATCGACATAGGCAAAGAAGTGTATTACGCCCTAGACGACGAAGAAAAAGACATCACTCTGCATAAAATTGCCGCTGAGAACAAACGTGGTACACCGAATGTACAGCGTTTCAAAGGCTTGGGTGAAATGAATCCTTCTCAGCTACGAGAAACGACGATGGCACCAGATACGCGACGATTGATCCAATTAACAATGGAAGACAAGCCTGATACTGACGAGCTTTTAGATAAGCTGTTGTCGAAAAAGCGTGCCGGAGATCGTAAAAGCTGGCTAGAAACCTATGGTAACTTGGCGATAGTGGACTAA
- a CDS encoding UPF0149 family protein, producing MSEEKDDDIISEEVLYEKIDHYLLTFGTDRSLLCVSELDGFLTALGCSIKELEPDLWLNAIWGADEDQPVWENTEQEDEFLSLVLIMYMETMNSLLFGDFYPVYLEQEVDGEYTILVEEWCVGFVRGAKLIGMGLGGDREFFDEVLAPVRLFGTEAGWSKLEGMVEAEVTFWRETLEPSVLRLVQHYHPEMQTGIKSSETRVLH from the coding sequence ATGTCTGAAGAGAAAGACGACGATATCATCAGTGAAGAAGTTCTTTACGAAAAAATTGATCACTATTTACTCACGTTTGGAACCGATCGCTCGTTGCTTTGTGTGTCCGAGTTAGATGGCTTTTTAACGGCACTTGGATGCTCTATTAAAGAATTAGAGCCTGACCTTTGGTTGAATGCCATATGGGGCGCAGATGAAGATCAACCAGTGTGGGAAAATACAGAACAAGAAGACGAATTTTTAAGCCTTGTTTTGATCATGTACATGGAAACCATGAATAGTTTGTTGTTTGGCGACTTTTACCCTGTTTACTTAGAACAAGAAGTCGATGGTGAATACACTATATTGGTTGAAGAGTGGTGTGTTGGCTTTGTCCGTGGTGCAAAATTAATCGGCATGGGATTGGGCGGCGACCGTGAATTTTTTGATGAAGTGCTTGCTCCTGTACGTCTATTTGGTACGGAGGCTGGGTGGAGCAAACTTGAAGGCATGGTTGAAGCGGAAGTCACATTTTGGCGAGAAACGCTGGAACCCTCTGTGTTGCGTTTGGTTCAGCATTATCACCCTGAAATGCAAACTGGCATCAAGAGCTCAGAAACTCGAGTGCTCCATTAA
- a CDS encoding aromatic amino acid transaminase, which translates to MFKHLKAVSGDPLLALIMAHKQDSNPKKIDLGVGVYKDDNGHTPILKSVKKAEAILLEQEDSKSYLGIYGATEFEGIIKDLILGEGNPLINSGRIRSTQTPGGTGALKVSADFISANLKDARLWVSDPTWGNHQSIFDSAGVEVKYYPYYDPATNGLRFDDMMAILEAEAQAGDVLLLHACCHNPTGIDLQFDHWKIITDFVNKRGLLPLVDAAYQGFGDGLDEDLAGLRHMAANVQDMLIANSFSKNFGIYRERCGGLSVIAASAPEANAAFSIIGQAIRANYSMPPAHGAAVVYTIMSDPALKAEWELEVTAMRDRINDLRAKLVAKLAASGVSKDFSFIQDQRGMFSYSGLTLEQVRKLRSEYAIYIADTGRMSIAGVSDNNIDYLCESIKKVVG; encoded by the coding sequence ATGTTTAAGCATCTTAAAGCCGTTTCTGGCGACCCTCTTTTAGCCCTTATTATGGCCCATAAACAAGATTCAAACCCAAAGAAGATTGATTTGGGTGTGGGCGTCTATAAAGACGATAATGGTCACACGCCTATTTTAAAAAGTGTGAAAAAAGCGGAAGCTATTTTGCTTGAACAAGAAGATTCCAAAAGCTATTTGGGAATTTATGGCGCGACAGAGTTCGAAGGTATTATCAAGGATTTGATCCTCGGTGAAGGCAACCCGCTTATTAATTCTGGGCGTATTCGTTCTACACAAACCCCTGGTGGTACTGGCGCCTTAAAAGTATCTGCCGACTTTATCAGTGCGAACCTAAAAGACGCTCGCCTTTGGGTAAGTGATCCAACATGGGGGAATCATCAGTCTATTTTTGACTCTGCCGGTGTGGAAGTAAAATATTACCCTTACTACGACCCAGCAACGAATGGCCTACGCTTTGATGACATGATGGCGATACTTGAAGCCGAAGCTCAAGCAGGCGATGTATTGTTGCTACACGCTTGCTGCCACAACCCAACAGGCATTGACTTACAGTTTGACCATTGGAAAATCATTACCGATTTCGTGAATAAGCGTGGTCTTTTGCCTTTAGTTGACGCGGCCTACCAAGGTTTCGGTGATGGTTTGGACGAAGATCTTGCTGGTTTGCGCCACATGGCCGCTAATGTTCAAGATATGTTAATCGCAAATTCATTCTCAAAGAACTTTGGTATTTACCGTGAACGCTGTGGTGGCTTAAGCGTGATTGCGGCTTCTGCACCTGAAGCAAACGCAGCATTTTCTATTATCGGTCAAGCGATTCGTGCCAATTACTCTATGCCACCAGCCCACGGTGCCGCCGTGGTTTACACCATAATGAGCGACCCAGCGTTAAAAGCGGAATGGGAATTAGAAGTAACGGCTATGCGTGATCGCATAAATGATTTACGCGCAAAATTAGTGGCGAAATTAGCGGCTAGTGGCGTAAGCAAAGACTTCAGTTTCATCCAAGATCAACGAGGCATGTTCTCTTATTCTGGATTAACACTGGAGCAAGTTCGTAAGCTACGCAGTGAATACGCCATTTACATTGCCGATACTGGTCGCATGAGCATTGCTGGCGTCAGTGATAACAATATTGACTACCTTTGTGAAAGCATCAAAAAAGTCGTTGGTTAA
- a CDS encoding pirin family protein: MITIRNAQDRGKANFGWLNSNHTFSFGSYYDPKHMGFSHLRVINDDTVTPGAGFETHGHKDMEILSLVLEGKIAHKDSAGNIKELPAGEYQLMSAGKGIYHSEFNASKKDMLKFLQIWIQPNQLGGEPGYQQKAFSQEQGFTTIITPNGKDGTLHIKQDMQLIQLILEDELKATWQADNNRHYYVHVIEGELSLGDGITVRPGDGAKIEDVSTIQFDKIGDQRVKALLFDLV, from the coding sequence ATGATCACTATTCGCAACGCTCAAGACCGTGGAAAGGCAAACTTTGGCTGGTTAAACAGCAACCATACCTTTTCCTTTGGCAGCTATTATGACCCTAAACACATGGGCTTCTCACACCTTCGCGTCATCAACGACGACACAGTGACGCCAGGCGCGGGTTTTGAAACGCATGGTCACAAAGACATGGAAATTCTAAGCTTGGTTCTGGAAGGTAAAATCGCCCACAAAGACAGCGCTGGCAACATAAAAGAATTGCCCGCAGGCGAATATCAATTAATGTCTGCCGGCAAAGGCATTTACCACAGCGAATTCAATGCCTCTAAAAAAGACATGCTGAAGTTTTTACAAATCTGGATCCAACCTAACCAACTGGGTGGCGAACCGGGCTACCAACAAAAAGCGTTTAGCCAAGAACAAGGCTTCACCACCATAATCACACCAAATGGCAAAGATGGCACACTGCACATTAAACAAGACATGCAGCTTATTCAGTTGATTCTAGAAGATGAACTAAAAGCAACATGGCAAGCAGACAACAACCGTCATTACTATGTGCACGTGATCGAAGGAGAGTTATCACTAGGTGACGGCATCACAGTACGCCCCGGTGACGGCGCAAAAATTGAAGACGTATCAACAATTCAATTCGATAAAATAGGTGACCAACGCGTCAAAGCCTTACTGTTTGATCTCGTTTAA